The DNA segment ATAAATTCTTTATTTGTTCAACTTGCTTTAAAACTCCAGCACTATGACCATGTGCGGTATCAATAGCCAAAACGTCAACCTTAGCAGCAATTAATGCTTTTACTCTGTCAAGAGTATCAGGAGCAGTTCCGACCGCAGCACCTACTAACAACCTTCCGTTGATATCTTTTGCTGCATTGGGATATTGAATATTTTTTTCTATATCCTTTATTGTAATAAGCCCTTTTAGATTAAAATCTTTATCAACAATGGGCAACTTTTCAATACGATGTTTGCCCAAAATCTGCTGAGCTTCTTTCAATGTAGTGCCTACTGGTGCAGTAATAAGATTATCTTTGGTCATTATATTTTTTATAGGCTGATTAAAATTGGTTTCGAATCTCAAATCTCTATTAGTAAGTATGCCTACTAATTTTCCATTATTGGTAATAGGCACACCGCTTATTTTATACTTTGCCATAAGCGCTAGAGCATCGCTAATCAAATCATCGGGATGAAGATAAAAAGGATCAGTTATAACTCCGTGTTCGCTTCTTTTTACCTTGTCAACATGCTCTGCTTGAGTATCTATAGGTAAATTTTTATGTATAATACCTATACCGCCTTCTCTTGCAATAGCAATAGCAAGCTTATATTCAGTGACTGTATCCATCGCCGCACTCATCAAAGGAATATTTAATTTGATTTTAGGTGCCAGCTGAACTGATGTGTCAACATCTTTAGGCAAAACAGACGAAGCTGCAGGTATTAATAACACATCATCGAATGTCAGTCCTTCTTTGATTATTTTGTTCATTTATAAATTACTCCTTTGTTATATAAAAACTTTAATAAATTTCATTAACCATCCAATCATCTTTTAATATCGCATATAAATATTCATCATGCCATTCTTCATGAATAAATCTGCGACCAATAAAATGACCTTCTCTTTTCATGCCCAGCTTTTCCATAACATGATAAGATGCTTGATTTTGGCTATCGCAAGTTGCTATGACGCTATGTGCATCCAAACACTTAAATGCAACATAACATAAAGCACGAGCAAGTTCTGTAGCGTAGCCCTTTCCCCATGCTGACTTTTTAAGGCAATAGCCTATCATATATTCTTTATCTCTTTTACTTTCAATATACAGACCGCAGCCACCAAGCAATTCATTATTTTCTTTCAAAACAACTGCGTGTTCACCTACAAAATTATTATCACTTTTTTTGCGCCCTTTAATGGCACGCGCTAAAAATCTTTTTGTGTCATAATATGAATTAGGTCCCCAGGGCATAAACCTGCAGACCTCTTCATCAGATGAATATTGATGCACAACGGAAAAATCGTCTTTTTTAAACGGACGTAAAATCAATCTTTTGGTAAATATTATTTTATCTTTAACACTTATTTCCATAGTCAAAAATAAATATAAATTTTTACTATTTTATCACAAGTATACAGTTTTGTCAAAAATTATTCTATTATTGTTTGTTTGCTCATATATTTATAGAGAATTAAATTCTGAGG comes from the Clostridia bacterium genome and includes:
- the guaB gene encoding IMP dehydrogenase, with the protein product MNKIIKEGLTFDDVLLIPAASSVLPKDVDTSVQLAPKIKLNIPLMSAAMDTVTEYKLAIAIAREGGIGIIHKNLPIDTQAEHVDKVKRSEHGVITDPFYLHPDDLISDALALMAKYKISGVPITNNGKLVGILTNRDLRFETNFNQPIKNIMTKDNLITAPVGTTLKEAQQILGKHRIEKLPIVDKDFNLKGLITIKDIEKNIQYPNAAKDINGRLLVGAAVGTAPDTLDRVKALIAAKVDVLAIDTAHGHSAGVLKQVEQIKNLFPDITIIAGNVATAEATKALIERGADIVKVGIGPGSICTTRVVTGVGVPQLTAIMDCAEEAEKYGKRIIADGGIKYSGDIPKALGAGASAIMVGSLFAGTLESPGEMEIYQGRNFKTYRGMGSLGAMAKGSKDRYFQEDASKLVPEGVEGRVPYRGTLSEIVFQLVGGLRSAMGYCGTKDIDTLRKEAKFIKITGATLVENHPHDILITKEAPNYSVKHNF
- a CDS encoding GNAT family protein encodes the protein MEISVKDKIIFTKRLILRPFKKDDFSVVHQYSSDEEVCRFMPWGPNSYYDTKRFLARAIKGRKKSDNNFVGEHAVVLKENNELLGGCGLYIESKRDKEYMIGYCLKKSAWGKGYATELARALCYVAFKCLDAHSVIATCDSQNQASYHVMEKLGMKREGHFIGRRFIHEEWHDEYLYAILKDDWMVNEIY